A genome region from Desulfovibrio sp. includes the following:
- a CDS encoding (Fe-S)-binding protein yields MSTMHELAQRLMALDDRITACMKCGMCQAVCPMFGATGMEADVARGKLALIDNLAHEMIKDPEAVAEKLGRCLLCGSCQASCPPGVQIMDVFMEAREIVNEFVGLHPVKKMIFRSLLTKPGLFNFAMRVGAPMQGLIFGSSNDAQGTVCAPLLNFMLGDRHIHPLAKTPLHARYGALDEPRRAGGLKVAFFPGCVGDKMYIEMAEACMKVLRHHNVAVFMPKNLTCCGIPALSSGDAKGMVEQMRVNVEALKNGDFDYILSPCGSCTSTVKELWPRYAHRLGSVEKRKVEEIAAKAMDINAFLVDVLKVQPAEQAQDNAVSVTYHDSCHLKKSLGVVSQPRAIIAANPAYKVTEMAEADRCCGCGGSFNLFHYDFSRKIGQRKRNNVVASGAKIVAAGCPACMMQLEDVLSHNHDSVRVKHTIELYAESLK; encoded by the coding sequence ATGAGTACTATGCACGAACTGGCCCAGCGCCTTATGGCCCTGGACGACAGGATCACTGCCTGCATGAAATGCGGCATGTGCCAGGCCGTGTGCCCCATGTTCGGTGCCACCGGCATGGAAGCCGACGTGGCTCGCGGCAAACTGGCCCTTATTGATAATCTGGCCCATGAGATGATCAAGGATCCCGAGGCTGTTGCCGAAAAACTGGGCCGCTGCCTTTTGTGCGGTTCCTGTCAGGCATCCTGCCCTCCGGGCGTCCAGATTATGGACGTCTTCATGGAAGCCCGCGAAATTGTTAACGAGTTTGTCGGACTGCACCCGGTCAAGAAGATGATCTTCCGTTCGCTTCTGACCAAGCCCGGCCTGTTCAACTTTGCCATGCGCGTGGGCGCACCCATGCAGGGCCTGATCTTTGGCTCCAGCAACGACGCCCAGGGCACCGTGTGCGCACCCCTGCTCAACTTTATGCTGGGCGACCGTCATATCCACCCCCTGGCAAAAACGCCGCTGCACGCCCGCTATGGCGCGCTTGACGAGCCCCGCCGCGCTGGCGGACTCAAGGTGGCTTTCTTCCCCGGTTGCGTGGGCGACAAAATGTATATTGAAATGGCCGAAGCCTGCATGAAGGTGCTGCGTCACCACAATGTGGCCGTGTTTATGCCCAAAAACCTCACCTGCTGTGGTATTCCGGCCCTTTCGTCCGGCGATGCCAAGGGCATGGTGGAGCAGATGCGCGTAAACGTGGAAGCCCTTAAAAACGGCGACTTCGACTACATCCTCAGCCCCTGCGGTTCTTGCACCTCTACGGTCAAGGAACTGTGGCCCCGCTACGCGCACCGCCTCGGTTCTGTTGAGAAGCGCAAGGTTGAAGAAATTGCCGCCAAGGCGATGGATATCAATGCCTTCCTGGTGGATGTGCTTAAGGTGCAGCCCGCCGAACAGGCCCAGGACAACGCGGTTAGCGTGACTTACCACGATTCTTGCCACCTCAAGAAATCGCTGGGTGTGGTCAGCCAGCCCCGCGCCATCATTGCGGCCAACCCCGCCTACAAGGTTACGGAAATGGCCGAAGCCGACCGCTGCTGTGGTTGCGGCGGGTCGTTCAACCTTTTCCACTATGACTTCTCGCGTAAGATCGGTCAGCGCAAGCGCAACAACGTGGTGGCTTCCGGCGCCAAGATTGTGGCCGCTGGTTGCCCCGCATGCATGATGCAGCTTGAAGACGTGCTTTCGCATAACCATGACTCTGTGCGTGTCAAGCACACCATAGAGCTGTACGCCGAAAGCCTGAAGTAG